CCCCGATTTCTGGGAGCCTATGTTGACACCTGTCTGCGTGAGGATGGAAAGGGTGAATTTTTGCTATCTTGTGCTCCCCAACTTGAATCAAGTATTTATCAGTCCATCCCATTAAATGTCTGGCGACTCCCCAAAAAGTTACCTTTACCTGCCCTTTTCATCATTGGTGAGATATCCGATACAGTGAATCAGCGTGGTTTTAAACGAATCAAGCGGTTCAGTGGAAATCATATTGTTAAAAGCGTCGATGCAGGGCATCTTTTCCCCTTTGAAAAACCAGGGGAAAGCATGGCTATCATAAAGGATTATCTTGCCACATGAGAATTGAGATTCACGGAAATACTATTAATGATCGAATTGTCGATCAAGCCGTGGATATTCTCAAAAATGGCGGTCTGATCATCTATCCCACTGACACTGTTTATGGGCTGGGATGTGATATCACCCAAAAAGCCAGTATCGAAAGAATCTACCGGGTCAAGGGGATGGAGAAACAAAAACCCCTGAGCTTTGTCTGCTCAGATATTAAAGATATTTCCAAATATGCAAAAATATCTACCTCTAATTATCGAAACCTGCGGAAGTATCTTCCCGGGCCTTATACATTTATCCTGCCAGGGACTAGAGAAGTCCCCAAAGCACTGCTATCAAAACAGAAAACAGTAGGGGTAAGAATCCCTGATCATCCTCTCACTCTGGCCATTGTAAAAGCTCTGGGGAATCCCATTATTTCAACCAGTGTCAATATCAGTGCAAAGAGTTTTGCAAGTGATCCCCAGGAATTTTCGGAGTATTATGAAGGCCAGGTCGATCTTATTCTGGATTCGGGCCCGACCTGGGCAGAGTTATCCTCTGTGATTGATATGACCGATGATGATCAGCCCGTTGTGATCCGTGAAGGACAGGGCGATGTCAGTTGGTGTCTGACATAATCATTTTGAAAGGAAGCTAATATGGCTCAAGTAACCCTTAAAAAATTAGATAAGTTTTATGGCGAAACACAAATACTCCATAGTATTGACCTGGAAATCCAGGATGGTGAATTTGCAGTATTGGTTGGACCTTCTGGATGCGGAAAATCCACCACATTGAGAATCGT
The genomic region above belongs to Candidatus Neomarinimicrobiota bacterium and contains:
- a CDS encoding threonylcarbamoyl-AMP synthase, with translation MRIEIHGNTINDRIVDQAVDILKNGGLIIYPTDTVYGLGCDITQKASIERIYRVKGMEKQKPLSFVCSDIKDISKYAKISTSNYRNLRKYLPGPYTFILPGTREVPKALLSKQKTVGVRIPDHPLTLAIVKALGNPIISTSVNISAKSFASDPQEFSEYYEGQVDLILDSGPTWAELSSVIDMTDDDQPVVIREGQGDVSWCLT